CGTGAGACGTACAGATGTGCGCCGGGTCGGGCCTGCCATGACGAATCTGATTTTGTGGAAATCGAAATTAGGACAGCACCGGCAATTTCGGCGACGTGCTGGCTCTGGTCGAAGGTGTAGAATGCATTTCCGTTTTCGAAGTCAAAAAGTAAATCCCGGCTTACGTAGCGTTGGGAGAGGAGCGGAGAATGGTACAGATGAAGAGACTGTTTTTCATAGGAATGGTTTTGTTGAGTTCAGTAGTGCTTGCTTCGGAGGCTCCATCAAAACGTCGTAATCTCAGATATTCATGGAACTGAGTTATTACGTTTATGTAATGCGGAGCATGGCACGACCGAATTGCAGTTCTGCGAAGCTTTCATCATGGGGGTACGGGACGGAGTTGTCCTGGCAACAGAACTTCGAGGCGCTAAACCAATAATTGAAACGCCAATAGAAGCGAAACAGGAGCAACTCAAAGCTGTAGTAGTGAAATATTTGAACAATCATCCTGAAGATCACCACAAGCCAGCAGCATTGCTCGTGATATACGCTCTCGGGCATGCGTTCCCCCCGCGACACAAGACGGCAAAGTAGAAAACACTGTAGAGCCAAAGCTCCACGTAAGTAATGGGGGGCGGCTCCGTCGAAGGGTCAGGAGGATGCAGGCGAGACTGATTCGGATGATTTTGGAAGAACCAATGGTTTGTACCCGACCATCACCGCCCCGATAAAGTGTTCTTGGCCGCACCGTGTGCAGCAATTCCGGCCTGTCGCTAGCGCCTGCTCCAAGTCTATCGGGTTAGAGTGGCCGCATTTCTGGCAATTGAACATCGGCCTCCTCCTTCCGTCGAGAATTATATCACTGCTGAGCGCCGCCATCGGGCTATGTCTGCTCGCGCAGCTCGCCCAGGGTGACGTTGACGTCCATCTTCTGTTTGCCTCGATAGATGGTGACGCGCACGGTGTCGCCGGCGCGGTGGCGGTTCATGATGCGGGAGATGTCGCTGGCGTCCTCGACCGCGTCGCCGTCCATGGCCACGATCAGGTCGCCGCCCAGCATGATGGGAGTGTTGCCGATGTAGGCGCGCTGGTTGCCGGCGCGCAGGCCGGCGCGCTCCGCCGCTCCGCCCGGGACCAGCTGCACGATGAGCACCCCGGAATCCGTGGCCAGGCCCATGCGCTGCGCCGCCTCCGGCCCGATGGGCAGGCTGCGGATGCCCAGCGCCGGGCGCCGCACCCGCCCCAGCGTCACCAGGTCGTCGAGCACGGCTTTGGCGGTGTTGATGGGCACGGCGAAGCCCACGCCGGAGTTCTGTCCCGCGGTGCCGACAATCATAGTATTGATGCCGATGACCTCACCGCGCGAGTTCAGCAGCGGCCCGCCGGAGTTGCCGGGATTGATGGCCGCGTCGGTCTGGATGGCCTCGTCAATGTAGGATTCCGGCCCGCGCACCGAGCGGATGGAGCTGATGATGCCGCGGGTCATGGTGCCGTTCAGTCCGAAGGGATTGCCGATGGCGAATACTTTCTGTCCCACCACCAGGTTCTTGGAATCGCCCAGCGTGGCCGGGGTCAGTCCCTGCGCCGCGATCTGGATGACGGCCAGATCGTGCGAGCGGTCCACCCCCACCACGCGCGCCGGATACTTCGAGCGGTTCGAAAGCGTGACCTCCAGTTGCTGCGCCCCGGCGATCACGTGGTAGTTGGTGAGGATGTGTCCCTGGCGGTCGAGCAGGAAGCCCGAGCCCTGGCCCTGCTCCGGCACCTCGCCGTAAAAGAAGTCGAAGGCCACGGCTTTGGAGGTGATGTTGACCACCGCGGGCAGCACCTTGCGGTACACCGTGATGTTGGTCTGCTCCTCGGAGTCGAACGACTGGGGAGCGGCGGCCTCGGTGATCTCGAGCTTGGCCGGTCCCGCCAGGATGGGGTGCGTAACCGCGGCCGGCGCAGGTTGCCGGTTGCTCAGGTAATAGAACGCTCCGGCCAGCAGGACGGCCAGAAGAACCACTCGCAAGGACTTCATGGCTGCTCTCCCTTCGCCGTCTCCGCCGCCAGGCGCTTGAGCTCGGCGTAGATGGCGTCCACCTGGCGCGCGGCCTCCTCGGGCGTGCCCGAGTTGTCGATGACGTAGTTCGCGGCCTTGATCTTTTCCTCGTCCGGCATCATGGCCGCCTGCCGCCGCGCCACCTCGACCTTTGCCGCCTCCAAGGAAATCGTATGTCGCTTGGCGAAGCGCTCCACCTTCTGTAGGGGCTCGCAGGTCACCACCACCAGCTTGTCGAAGCGTCGGCCGACGCGCGCCTCCAGGATCAGCGCCGCCTCGACCACGGCCACGCCTTGGGGATCGTTGCGCTCCACCGCCTCCATCCACTTTTCCTGGCGCTCGATGACCGCGGGATGCACGATGCCGTTCAGCTCCGCGATGCGTCCCCCGGCAAAGGCCAGGTCGGCCAGCTTGGCGCGATCCAGGCTGCCATCGGGTTGG
This DNA window, taken from Terriglobales bacterium, encodes the following:
- the coaE gene encoding dephospho-CoA kinase (Dephospho-CoA kinase (CoaE) performs the final step in coenzyme A biosynthesis.); its protein translation is MLRVGLTGGLSCGKSTVARMFAERGASVIQADSIARELTRPGNSVFDQVVKQFGPEIVQPDGSLDRAKLADLAFAGGRIAELNGIVHPAVIERQEKWMEAVERNDPQGVAVVEAALILEARVGRRFDKLVVVTCEPLQKVERFAKRHTISLEAAKVEVARRQAAMMPDEEKIKAANYVIDNSGTPEEAARQVDAIYAELKRLAAETAKGEQP
- a CDS encoding trypsin-like peptidase domain-containing protein; translated protein: MKSLRVVLLAVLLAGAFYYLSNRQPAPAAVTHPILAGPAKLEITEAAAPQSFDSEEQTNITVYRKVLPAVVNITSKAVAFDFFYGEVPEQGQGSGFLLDRQGHILTNYHVIAGAQQLEVTLSNRSKYPARVVGVDRSHDLAVIQIAAQGLTPATLGDSKNLVVGQKVFAIGNPFGLNGTMTRGIISSIRSVRGPESYIDEAIQTDAAINPGNSGGPLLNSRGEVIGINTMIVGTAGQNSGVGFAVPINTAKAVLDDLVTLGRVRRPALGIRSLPIGPEAAQRMGLATDSGVLIVQLVPGGAAERAGLRAGNQRAYIGNTPIMLGGDLIVAMDGDAVEDASDISRIMNRHRAGDTVRVTIYRGKQKMDVNVTLGELREQT